Proteins from a single region of Phaeacidiphilus oryzae TH49:
- a CDS encoding GNAT family N-acetyltransferase, translating into MAGLELLCAEHASAVLEFERVNRAYFAGFISDRGDEFFERFAEGFGELLAEQEAGGCACYLLVAEDDGSVLGRFNLYGLADGTADLGYRVAERAAGRGVATGAVRELCGIAAARHGVRVLRAAVSDGNAASRRVLAKAGFVAVGPAGPADLGGKSGLWFERELRA; encoded by the coding sequence GTGGCCGGACTTGAGTTGCTGTGCGCCGAACACGCTTCGGCGGTCCTGGAGTTCGAGCGGGTGAACCGCGCGTACTTCGCGGGGTTCATCTCGGACCGGGGTGACGAGTTCTTCGAGCGCTTCGCGGAGGGGTTCGGCGAGTTGCTGGCCGAGCAGGAGGCGGGCGGCTGCGCCTGCTATCTGCTGGTCGCGGAGGACGACGGATCGGTGCTGGGGCGGTTCAACCTGTACGGCCTGGCGGACGGCACGGCGGACCTGGGCTACCGGGTCGCCGAGCGGGCCGCCGGGCGTGGGGTCGCCACCGGGGCGGTGCGGGAGCTGTGCGGGATCGCCGCGGCCCGGCACGGGGTGCGGGTGCTGCGGGCGGCGGTGTCGGACGGGAACGCGGCGTCGCGGCGGGTGCTGGCGAAGGCGGGGTTCGTCGCGGTGGGCCCTGCGGGTCCGGCGGATCTGGGGGGCAAGTCCGGCCTGTGGTTCGAGCGCGAGCTCCGCGCCTGA